A window of Candidatus Aquicultor sp. contains these coding sequences:
- a CDS encoding NADH-quinone oxidoreductase subunit J has product MTIDLFMFIIAAVVAIVSALRVVLGRNLFHACMFLGLFLLFISAFYFLLGADLVGIMQVFVYVGGVVVVLLFGIMLTAQITDIRLVSGIEQRIFTLLSVAALVALIAGVALKAKFPAPVGTPPKDSLAFTGKLFMTNYILPFEIISILLLAALIGAVIVARQEGKV; this is encoded by the coding sequence ATGACTATCGATCTATTTATGTTTATCATAGCAGCCGTTGTGGCGATTGTGAGCGCATTGCGCGTTGTTTTGGGGCGCAACCTGTTTCACGCGTGTATGTTCTTGGGGCTGTTTCTATTATTTATATCGGCATTTTATTTCTTGCTTGGGGCCGATCTCGTCGGCATCATGCAGGTGTTCGTTTATGTAGGCGGTGTCGTTGTCGTGCTGCTTTTCGGTATCATGCTTACGGCGCAGATTACGGATATTAGATTGGTGTCCGGGATAGAACAGCGCATCTTTACGCTGCTTTCGGTGGCCGCACTGGTAGCGCTTATCGCCGGTGTTGCGCTCAAAGCTAAATTCCCGGCGCCGGTAGGCACACCGCCTAAAGACAGCCTTGCATTTACGGGCAAGCTTTTTATGACCAATTATATCTTACCGTTTGAGATCATTTCGATTCTGTTGTTGGCCGCGCTAATCGGAGCGGTTATTGTTGCCCGCCAGGAGGGAAAAGTATGA
- the nuoL gene encoding NADH-quinone oxidoreductase subunit L, with the protein MNYLSLIVLLPVISFLVLLVFGKKLGEKSAYVSIGAALIAFVLSIKALFFTMGGGHSLTTFTWASIGSFKLTFGLLTDSLASMMLVIVTFVSLLVQIFSKGYMHDDKRIGWFYACLSMFTASMLILVFSPNYVQMYMAWEGVGLFSYLLIGFWFEKRSASQAAKKAFMVTRVGDLGFAVGLILLYITAGTLDMDKVFAMHIGATTAATISILLFFGAIGKSAQFPLHTWLPDAMEGPTPVSALIHAATMVAAGVYLVARSYPLFQKGPASLEFVAIIGIITAVMAATIALVQSDIKRVLAYSTVSQLGYMMVGLGVGAFAAGSFHLMTHAFFKALLFLGSGSVIHAVHSQDIFDMGGLWKKMKITTVTFIIGSLALAGVPPLAGFWSKDEILLGAYTSGHTVIFWLGLLTALLTAFYTFRMVFIVFFGMPRSHHVEHAHESPAVMSWPLIVLAFFALTAGLAGSPWLGNAFQHFIMPGHEAEAPNMFVMGLSILVALIGIGAAYLKYGTSMLPSNVISKDNFFYKLLANKYYIDEFYYYALIIPTHAVARAALLFDQKVVDGAVNGVAWITSKAGGGLKFIQTGYVRNYALYMVGGLVVLIVWSFRILGLY; encoded by the coding sequence ATGAATTACCTTTCACTCATAGTTTTATTACCGGTTATAAGCTTCTTGGTGCTCCTGGTTTTCGGAAAGAAACTGGGCGAGAAATCGGCCTACGTCAGCATCGGTGCTGCGCTCATCGCGTTCGTGCTTTCCATTAAGGCGCTCTTTTTTACGATGGGCGGGGGACACAGCCTTACCACGTTTACCTGGGCTTCAATCGGCTCATTTAAGCTTACGTTCGGTTTACTGACCGATTCGCTTGCATCGATGATGCTGGTCATCGTCACGTTTGTTAGCTTGCTGGTACAGATATTTTCCAAAGGCTACATGCATGACGACAAGCGCATCGGCTGGTTCTACGCATGCCTCTCGATGTTTACGGCGTCGATGCTCATACTGGTATTCTCGCCGAACTACGTGCAGATGTATATGGCGTGGGAAGGCGTCGGCCTGTTCTCGTACCTGTTGATCGGGTTCTGGTTTGAAAAGAGAAGCGCGAGCCAAGCGGCAAAGAAAGCCTTTATGGTCACGCGAGTCGGCGACCTCGGTTTTGCCGTTGGCCTCATTTTGCTGTACATAACGGCGGGTACGCTCGATATGGACAAAGTGTTTGCGATGCATATCGGCGCGACTACGGCCGCAACGATCTCGATCTTATTATTCTTCGGTGCGATCGGTAAATCGGCGCAGTTCCCGCTACATACCTGGTTGCCGGATGCCATGGAAGGCCCGACGCCAGTCAGCGCCCTCATCCACGCTGCGACCATGGTTGCAGCCGGCGTGTATCTTGTTGCCAGGTCGTATCCGCTCTTCCAAAAAGGCCCGGCATCGCTGGAGTTTGTGGCGATTATCGGTATTATCACGGCAGTGATGGCGGCAACCATCGCCCTCGTGCAATCTGATATTAAACGTGTTCTTGCATACTCAACGGTCAGCCAGCTAGGCTACATGATGGTCGGCCTTGGGGTAGGCGCGTTCGCTGCGGGCTCGTTCCATCTGATGACGCACGCATTTTTCAAAGCATTGCTGTTCCTGGGCTCCGGTAGCGTAATTCACGCGGTTCATAGCCAGGATATCTTCGATATGGGCGGTCTCTGGAAGAAAATGAAGATTACCACGGTTACCTTTATTATTGGCAGCCTGGCGCTTGCCGGTGTACCGCCGCTTGCCGGTTTCTGGAGTAAGGATGAAATTTTACTCGGCGCATACACCAGCGGGCACACGGTTATCTTCTGGCTTGGTCTTCTGACCGCGCTTCTAACAGCGTTTTATACCTTTAGAATGGTCTTCATCGTATTCTTCGGTATGCCGCGAAGCCATCATGTGGAGCACGCGCACGAGTCGCCGGCAGTGATGAGTTGGCCGCTTATAGTCCTCGCATTTTTCGCGCTTACGGCGGGCCTGGCCGGTTCGCCCTGGCTCGGCAATGCGTTCCAGCATTTTATTATGCCTGGTCACGAAGCTGAGGCGCCCAACATGTTTGTCATGGGGCTATCGATTTTGGTGGCGCTCATCGGCATCGGTGCCGCGTATCTCAAATATGGTACGAGCATGCTGCCGTCAAACGTTATCAGTAAGGACAACTTTTTCTATAAATTGCTCGCTAATAAATATTACATAGATGAGTTCTATTACTATGCATTAATAATTCCGACGCACGCTGTCGCGCGAGCGGCGCTGCTATTCGACCAAAAGGTTGTAGACGGTGCCGTTAACGGCGTCGCCTGGATAACGTCGAAAGCGGGCGGCGGTTTGAAGTTCATACAGACCGGTTATGTGCGCAACTATGCGCTCTACATGGTCGGCGGTCTTGTCGTCTTAATAGTCTGGTCGTTTAGAATTCTCGGGCTCTACTAA
- the nuoK gene encoding NADH-quinone oxidoreductase subunit NuoK, whose amino-acid sequence MIPLSYYIAVSAVLFGIGLVGVFLRKNAIAILLSIEIMLNAANLNLVAFSKYVTPGAATGQIFALFVMAIAAAEVAIGLALILTIYRSVQSVDLDKFNLFKW is encoded by the coding sequence ATGATTCCTTTATCATATTATATCGCCGTGAGCGCCGTATTGTTCGGCATTGGCCTGGTCGGCGTCTTTCTCAGGAAGAACGCGATTGCAATTCTGCTCTCAATTGAGATCATGCTGAACGCGGCAAACCTGAATCTTGTAGCGTTTTCAAAATACGTGACGCCGGGCGCGGCGACCGGGCAGATATTCGCCCTGTTTGTAATGGCGATTGCGGCGGCCGAAGTAGCCATCGGCCTGGCGCTGATATTGACGATTTACCGAAGTGTGCAATCGGTAGACCTTGATAAGTTCAACTTATTTAAGTGGTAG
- a CDS encoding NADH-quinone oxidoreductase subunit I → MATNMAGQLKKFYEAWKSIVAGHSITMKKAIARNNEVTLLYPYEKPELAERFRGAPMVNRYLGETDTKEGTCIACGICAKTCPVNCITVEKEKDKEAVLKVANWQLDLTKCMFCGLCSESCPTGALRMSHDYENSEYKKERLVYGMEQVLRRPITLRQSAAPAEE, encoded by the coding sequence ATGGCGACGAACATGGCCGGACAACTTAAGAAATTTTATGAAGCTTGGAAGAGCATCGTTGCTGGGCACAGCATCACGATGAAAAAGGCGATTGCCAGGAACAACGAGGTGACGCTTTTATATCCATACGAGAAACCAGAGCTCGCCGAGCGATTCCGCGGCGCACCGATGGTCAACAGGTACCTGGGCGAGACCGACACCAAAGAGGGCACGTGCATCGCGTGCGGTATCTGCGCGAAAACGTGCCCGGTAAATTGCATCACCGTCGAAAAAGAAAAGGACAAAGAAGCCGTGCTTAAAGTAGCAAACTGGCAGCTTGACCTGACGAAGTGTATGTTCTGCGGTTTATGTAGCGAAAGCTGCCCGACGGGCGCACTCAGGATGAGCCACGACTACGAGAACAGCGAGTACAAAAAAGAACGGCTCGTTTACGGCATGGAGCAGGTCTTGAGAAGGCCGATTACTTTGCGGCAGAGCGCAGCGCCGGCGGAGGAGTAA
- a CDS encoding NADH-quinone oxidoreductase subunit M, with protein MGYLTIAIFLPIFGALVLQFLPRNKDGLIRIVALLFALADLALGIPILAGFKPGMAAMQFVEKASWIPSAGISYYLGLDGISMPLFELTLLLTVVGILASWTIKERVRAHYSLLLLLEVGMLGTFAALDFVLFYVFWELVLIPMYFIVGIWGGENRNYAAIKFFLYTFAGSVLMLVGILALYFTSGLNTFDMVALMNAGYNHYLATFIFITFFLGFAIKVPMWPFHTWLPDAHVQAPTAGSVLLAGVMLKMGTYAFIRILVQILPIQFKLFAPYIAALAIISIVYGALTALAQQDLKKMVAYSSVSHMGYVMLGIAALTQVGLNGAVLQMVNHGLITGMLFLTVGYIYERTHTRDIRKLGGLSLKIPILGGMFVFAALASLGLPGLSGFVGELLILLGSYGAYKFYTILAVLALALTAFYLIRANQNAIFGEPHAWMADFKDAGVRELISFIPLIIFIVAIGVYPKPFIHYIDPAVNSVLQIIRGN; from the coding sequence ATGGGTTACCTAACAATAGCGATATTTCTACCAATATTCGGCGCGCTGGTATTGCAATTTCTGCCGCGCAACAAAGACGGCCTTATTCGCATAGTTGCATTGCTCTTTGCGCTGGCCGATCTCGCACTAGGTATTCCGATTCTAGCTGGGTTTAAGCCGGGTATGGCGGCAATGCAGTTTGTTGAGAAAGCATCCTGGATACCGAGCGCGGGAATTTCATATTACCTGGGTTTAGACGGCATCAGCATGCCGCTGTTCGAGCTCACGCTGCTCTTGACCGTAGTCGGCATTCTCGCGTCGTGGACGATTAAGGAACGGGTGCGCGCGCATTACAGCCTGCTTTTACTTTTGGAAGTAGGCATGCTCGGTACATTTGCGGCCCTTGATTTCGTCTTATTCTACGTATTCTGGGAACTCGTTCTTATCCCGATGTACTTCATCGTCGGGATCTGGGGCGGGGAGAACCGCAATTACGCTGCGATCAAGTTCTTCCTGTATACGTTTGCCGGCAGCGTACTGATGCTGGTCGGTATCCTTGCGCTCTACTTTACGTCAGGCTTAAATACGTTCGATATGGTCGCGCTCATGAACGCCGGCTATAATCATTACCTGGCGACCTTTATCTTTATAACGTTTTTCCTTGGATTTGCGATTAAGGTGCCGATGTGGCCGTTCCATACATGGTTGCCCGATGCGCACGTGCAGGCGCCGACCGCAGGCTCGGTGCTTCTTGCCGGAGTTATGCTTAAGATGGGAACGTACGCGTTTATTCGCATTCTTGTCCAGATACTTCCGATACAGTTTAAGCTGTTCGCGCCATATATCGCTGCGCTGGCAATTATCAGTATCGTTTACGGAGCGCTCACCGCGCTCGCACAGCAAGATTTAAAGAAGATGGTTGCATACTCGTCGGTCAGCCACATGGGCTACGTGATGCTTGGTATCGCGGCACTCACGCAAGTGGGCTTAAACGGCGCGGTCCTGCAGATGGTCAACCACGGGTTGATTACCGGCATGCTGTTCTTAACCGTCGGATATATTTACGAGCGCACGCATACGCGCGATATCCGAAAACTCGGCGGTCTTTCATTGAAGATTCCGATTCTCGGCGGCATGTTCGTCTTTGCGGCGCTGGCGTCGCTGGGTTTGCCGGGTCTTTCCGGGTTTGTGGGCGAGCTGTTAATATTGCTCGGTTCATACGGTGCGTATAAGTTCTATACGATCCTTGCCGTGCTTGCGCTCGCGCTTACCGCATTTTACCTGATCAGGGCAAACCAGAATGCGATTTTTGGAGAGCCGCACGCGTGGATGGCCGATTTTAAAGATGCCGGCGTGCGAGAGCTTATAAGCTTCATACCGCTCATCATCTTTATTGTGGCGATAGGCGTATATCCAAAGCCGTTTATCCACTACATAGACCCGGCGGTAAATTCAGTATTACAGATAATAAGAGGTAACTAG